In Vicinamibacterales bacterium, a genomic segment contains:
- a CDS encoding HAMP domain-containing sensor histidine kinase has product MSVPATDPRWPKVLSLSVHEFRTPMTVVAGYIRMLLKERAGPLSDQQRKLLEEAEKSCARLSALLAEVSELSNLEAGTAPLNKGPVEINALLADAVKSLPPLPDRDVPVTLDLPGEPFQFEGDAVRLTQAFTSIVAALRRELIGEDPLVVRGRRSGGAYELLVGDPATIDALGAEAPDARGVFDEWRGGVGLTLAVARRVLNAHGATIAAAPDGRKSGARILLSHA; this is encoded by the coding sequence ATGTCCGTCCCCGCGACCGATCCGCGCTGGCCCAAGGTGCTTTCCCTCTCCGTGCACGAGTTCCGCACGCCGATGACGGTGGTTGCCGGCTACATCCGCATGCTGTTGAAGGAGCGCGCCGGCCCGCTGAGCGACCAGCAGCGGAAGCTGCTCGAAGAGGCTGAAAAGTCGTGCGCGCGGCTGTCCGCGCTGCTCGCCGAGGTGAGCGAACTGTCGAATCTCGAAGCCGGAACCGCGCCGCTCAACAAGGGGCCGGTGGAGATCAACGCCCTGCTCGCCGATGCGGTGAAGAGCCTGCCGCCGCTGCCCGACCGCGACGTGCCCGTGACGCTCGACCTGCCCGGCGAGCCGTTTCAGTTCGAAGGTGACGCGGTTCGACTGACCCAGGCCTTCACCTCGATCGTCGCGGCGCTCCGCCGCGAGCTCATCGGCGAGGATCCGCTCGTCGTCCGCGGCCGCCGGTCCGGCGGCGCATACGAACTGCTGGTCGGCGATCCCGCCACGATCGACGCGCTCGGGGCCGAAGCGCCCGACGCACGCGGCGTGTTCGACGAATGGCGGGGCGGCGTCGGCCTCACGCTCGCGGTCGCGCGCCGGGTCCTCAACGCGCATGGCGCGACGATCGCCGCCGCGCCGGACGGACGCAAATCCGGCGCGCGCATACTGTTGAGCCACGCCTGA
- the msrP gene encoding protein-methionine-sulfoxide reductase catalytic subunit MsrP yields the protein MLIKKAADLKYSDVTDERIYLRRREFLQLGAGLAGAAAGAAVVACGNSSLDAAIGVVGADPAAQTPIPNIAKRMVTTTEPLNKFEEITGYNNYYEFGTGKGDPAKYAGQLKTSPWTVSIEGLCNKPGTYALEDLIKTADLEERIYRFRCVEAWSMVIPWVGIPFAAVIKRAEPQPKATFVEMQTVLRRNEMPGLREGGLNWPYTEGLRLDEAMHPLTLLAVGLYGRTLMNQNGAPIRLVVPWKYGFKNVKSIVKIKFVDKMPRTAWNDANPGEYGFYSNVNPAVDHPRWSQATERRIPSYFKTTKTLIFNGYADQVQSLYAGMDLRKFY from the coding sequence ATGTTGATCAAGAAGGCGGCAGATCTGAAGTATTCCGACGTGACCGACGAGCGGATCTACCTCCGCCGCCGCGAGTTCCTGCAGCTTGGCGCCGGCCTGGCCGGGGCGGCGGCGGGCGCCGCCGTCGTGGCCTGCGGCAATAGTTCGCTCGATGCCGCCATCGGCGTGGTCGGCGCCGATCCCGCCGCCCAGACGCCCATCCCCAACATCGCCAAGCGGATGGTGACCACCACCGAGCCGCTCAACAAGTTCGAAGAGATCACCGGCTACAACAACTATTACGAGTTCGGCACCGGCAAGGGGGATCCGGCGAAGTACGCCGGTCAGTTGAAGACCTCCCCCTGGACGGTCTCGATCGAAGGCCTGTGCAACAAGCCGGGCACCTATGCGCTCGAGGACCTGATCAAGACCGCGGATCTCGAGGAGCGCATCTATCGCTTCCGCTGCGTCGAGGCCTGGTCGATGGTGATCCCCTGGGTCGGCATCCCGTTCGCCGCCGTCATCAAGCGCGCCGAGCCGCAGCCGAAGGCCACGTTCGTCGAGATGCAGACGGTGCTGCGCCGCAACGAGATGCCGGGGCTGCGCGAGGGCGGCCTCAACTGGCCGTATACCGAAGGCCTGCGTCTCGACGAGGCCATGCACCCGCTGACGCTGCTCGCCGTCGGCCTCTATGGCCGGACGCTGATGAACCAGAACGGCGCGCCGATCCGCCTCGTGGTGCCGTGGAAGTACGGCTTCAAGAACGTCAAGTCGATCGTCAAGATCAAGTTCGTCGACAAGATGCCGCGGACGGCCTGGAACGACGCCAATCCGGGCGAGTACGGCTTCTACTCGAACGTCAATCCGGCCGTCGATCATCCGCGATGGAGCCAGGCGACCGAACGCCGCATCCCGAGCTACTTCAAGACCACGAAGACGCTGATTTTCAACGGCTACGCCGATCAGGTCCAGTCGCTGTACGCCGGGATGGATCTTCGCAAGTTCTACTGA